From Candidatus Amoebophilus asiaticus 5a2, the proteins below share one genomic window:
- the lpxA gene encoding acyl-ACP--UDP-N-acetylglucosamine O-acyltransferase translates to MIQSLNYIHPQAQLGENVSVGPFTTISENVIIGEGTWIGPHVTILPGARIGRHCQIFPGAVIATIPQDLKFQGEETTAEIGDYTIIREYVTISRGTLAGPTTTIGNHVLLMAYVHVAHDCIIGDHCVLANAVQLAGHVELGTHVKIGGTAALRQFVKVGAYAMIGGGSLVKKDIPPFVKVAREPLKYCGLNIVGLKRLGFTAYQLQTIQLIYRYIFQQDLPLAEALTRIEQEIPSCWEKDTILKFINNASLGIVKNTI, encoded by the coding sequence ATGATTCAGTCATTAAACTATATACATCCTCAGGCACAACTCGGTGAAAATGTTAGTGTAGGCCCTTTTACCACTATCTCGGAAAATGTAATAATTGGTGAGGGTACCTGGATTGGGCCACATGTAACCATTTTGCCAGGGGCTAGGATAGGACGGCATTGCCAAATATTTCCTGGTGCAGTCATTGCAACAATACCTCAGGATTTAAAATTTCAAGGAGAAGAGACTACAGCAGAAATTGGTGACTATACTATCATCCGAGAATATGTAACCATTAGCCGAGGGACCTTAGCAGGGCCTACCACTACCATAGGTAATCATGTTTTACTAATGGCTTATGTACATGTAGCGCATGATTGTATTATCGGTGACCATTGTGTTCTTGCTAACGCTGTGCAGTTAGCTGGACATGTAGAGCTGGGGACACACGTGAAAATAGGAGGTACTGCTGCTTTACGACAATTTGTGAAGGTAGGAGCATACGCTATGATAGGCGGTGGGTCGTTAGTAAAAAAAGATATACCACCTTTTGTCAAAGTAGCTCGAGAACCACTCAAATACTGTGGGCTTAATATAGTAGGGCTCAAGAGGCTTGGGTTTACTGCATACCAACTACAAACTATCCAGCTTATTTATCGCTATATCTTTCAACAAGATCTACCCTTGGCAGAAGCACTTACACGTATAGAGCAAGAAATACCATCTTGCTGGGAAAAAGATACTATATTAAAATTCATTAACAACGCTAGTTTGGGTATTGTTAAAAATACAATTTGA
- a CDS encoding ChaB family protein, with protein sequence MPYKHNSELPKNVTNNLPEHAQDIYRAAFNHAWEEYEDPSKRREGSSREEVARRVAWSAVEKKYKKSADGTWVEKSNK encoded by the coding sequence ATGCCTTATAAACATAATTCTGAATTACCTAAAAATGTAACTAATAATCTTCCGGAGCATGCACAAGATATTTACCGAGCAGCTTTTAATCATGCATGGGAGGAATATGAAGACCCCAGCAAGCGAAGAGAGGGTAGTAGTAGGGAAGAAGTAGCACGTCGCGTAGCTTGGTCGGCTGTAGAAAAAAAGTATAAAAAATCTGCAGATGGTACTTGGGTAGAAAAAAGTAATAAGTAA
- a CDS encoding FAD:protein FMN transferase, producing the protein MKMDGTEIYTKETKPNIKSITLRYLKLLFRWVNKYKWLLLLLLLFLFIISVRKEKPQVITLQGQALGRNYTVQYKVKGDANYQTEIEALLADVSQALDISNKDSEVAKFNRHNCTAFHFESPYLYPILDKSKEIYNRTQGAFDPTVAPLIKLWKNNLQKGIPPANSQIQALQEYVGLDYVVVNQKRVKKLKEGVTVDLSSIISSYAIDVIVAFLHSKGVKDLCIELGNEAVAHGINSDKQPWQVKRTITENKFIIEPFSIHGKLTDKAISIVRQYAPWDSEQNMHIIINPQTGYPAHGNIIAASVLANDCTTASAYATAILTKDFDGALKMLETIDSIEVFLIYQDEQGKVEFYNSKGLHIQPKEGVQGIYLENKKAVAEDSSKESKVQADN; encoded by the coding sequence ATGAAAATGGATGGTACAGAAATTTATACAAAAGAAACTAAACCTAACATTAAATCAATAACCTTAAGGTATCTAAAATTACTATTTAGATGGGTCAATAAATACAAATGGTTGTTATTACTACTGTTACTATTTTTGTTTATTATTTCAGTTAGAAAGGAAAAGCCACAAGTTATAACCTTACAAGGGCAAGCATTAGGGAGAAATTATACTGTACAATATAAAGTAAAAGGAGATGCTAACTACCAAACTGAGATTGAAGCTTTGTTAGCTGATGTATCACAAGCGTTAGATATTTCCAACAAAGATTCAGAGGTAGCTAAGTTTAATAGACATAACTGTACAGCATTTCATTTTGAGTCTCCTTATTTATATCCTATCCTTGATAAAAGCAAAGAAATATATAATAGAACACAAGGAGCTTTTGACCCTACGGTAGCCCCTCTTATTAAACTGTGGAAAAACAACCTACAGAAAGGTATACCTCCTGCTAATTCACAAATACAAGCTTTACAAGAATATGTTGGTTTAGACTATGTAGTAGTGAATCAGAAGCGAGTAAAAAAACTGAAAGAAGGAGTTACAGTTGATTTAAGCAGTATCATTTCTAGTTATGCGATAGACGTGATAGTAGCTTTTTTACATTCTAAAGGTGTAAAAGATTTGTGTATAGAATTAGGTAATGAAGCGGTAGCACATGGGATAAATAGTGACAAACAGCCGTGGCAAGTAAAACGAACCATAACTGAAAATAAGTTTATAATTGAACCTTTTTCTATACACGGCAAGCTAACTGACAAAGCTATTTCTATAGTTAGGCAGTATGCTCCTTGGGACAGTGAACAAAACATGCATATTATTATTAACCCACAAACAGGCTATCCCGCTCATGGAAATATAATAGCTGCTTCCGTACTAGCAAATGACTGTACGACAGCAAGCGCATATGCCACGGCTATTCTTACAAAAGATTTTGATGGAGCTTTAAAAATGCTTGAAACCATCGATAGCATAGAAGTGTTTCTGATATACCAAGACGAGCAGGGTAAAGTGGAGTTTTACAATTCTAAGGGACTACACATACAACCTAAGGAAGGCGTTCAAGGAATTTATCTTGAAAATAAAAAAGCAGTAGCAGAAGATTCTTCTAAGGAATCAAAAGTACAGGCTGATAATTAA
- a CDS encoding D-alanine--D-alanine ligase family protein translates to MENKIRVGIFLGGSSREREISFAGGRTVYDNLDKGLFEPIPIFVDSFNNFIQLDWRYLYQGSIRDFYPPSDMLSLTKFQIYMESLGNLSPDQLSQYMARVGKKVTAEQLKGMIDFAFLSLHGPCGEDGSIQGLLEWYKIPYSGSGILGTAVGIDKIVQKKWMQQAGFLVTPYSIIDRNTWQKTTNKDALFEELIHTLGLPLVIKSPRQGSSIGVNIVYEKDFEAFTKAIHASFFIEQVTAKQWQELSPQAKEQWLIKLVDLRSGIGLPVEINGHIIYHPEALLNFVDNYFNSCESPLDLVSLQGEESVLVESFITGREFSCIVLQEAGNEPVALPPTEMLKGDLHFDYRAKYLPGLVRKQTPMTLPLAQLNTIKEACVQLFESLNFQVYARIDGIFSSDNSIYLNDPNTTAGMNPSSFLFHQAAEIGLNPSQLLTFLIRNSLAARIYNHTINLKATKLLWLVDNYVACKISGNKQ, encoded by the coding sequence ATGGAAAATAAAATCAGAGTAGGGATTTTTTTAGGGGGTAGTTCTAGAGAACGTGAGATTTCTTTTGCAGGCGGACGAACTGTATACGATAATTTAGATAAAGGCTTATTTGAACCTATACCTATTTTTGTAGATAGTTTTAACAATTTTATACAGTTAGATTGGCGTTATCTATATCAAGGCAGCATACGCGATTTTTACCCACCTAGTGATATGCTATCTCTTACTAAATTCCAAATCTACATGGAATCATTGGGTAACTTATCACCCGACCAACTAAGCCAATATATGGCTAGGGTAGGCAAAAAGGTTACAGCAGAACAATTAAAAGGGATGATTGATTTTGCTTTTTTATCTTTGCATGGCCCTTGTGGTGAAGATGGGAGCATACAGGGTTTATTAGAATGGTATAAAATTCCTTATTCTGGCTCAGGTATATTAGGAACTGCTGTAGGTATTGATAAGATTGTACAGAAAAAGTGGATGCAACAAGCTGGCTTTTTAGTAACACCATATAGCATTATAGATAGAAATACTTGGCAGAAAACAACAAATAAAGATGCTCTTTTTGAAGAGCTCATCCATACATTGGGCCTACCATTGGTTATAAAAAGTCCACGTCAAGGTTCTTCTATTGGTGTAAACATTGTATATGAAAAAGATTTCGAAGCCTTTACCAAGGCAATACATGCTAGTTTTTTTATAGAACAAGTTACTGCTAAACAATGGCAAGAACTTTCTCCGCAAGCAAAAGAGCAATGGCTTATTAAGTTGGTTGATTTACGCTCAGGGATTGGGCTACCTGTGGAAATAAATGGCCACATTATTTATCATCCTGAAGCTTTACTAAACTTTGTTGATAATTACTTCAATTCTTGCGAGTCGCCTTTAGATTTAGTCAGCTTACAAGGAGAAGAGTCTGTACTTGTTGAGTCATTTATTACTGGTAGAGAATTTTCTTGTATTGTACTGCAAGAAGCAGGAAATGAGCCAGTAGCCTTGCCGCCAACAGAAATGTTAAAAGGCGATCTACATTTTGATTATAGAGCCAAGTATTTACCAGGATTAGTACGTAAACAGACTCCTATGACATTGCCTTTAGCACAACTAAATACTATTAAAGAAGCTTGTGTACAACTCTTTGAGAGCTTAAACTTTCAAGTATATGCCAGAATAGATGGTATATTTTCGTCTGACAATAGTATTTACTTGAATGATCCTAACACAACCGCTGGCATGAATCCTTCTTCATTTTTATTTCACCAGGCTGCTGAAATAGGGCTTAATCCTAGCCAGTTATTAACTTTTTTAATAAGAAATTCGCTTGCTGCACGTATATACAATCATACAATCAATTTGAAAGCTACAAAATTATTGTGGCTTGTAGATAACTATGTTGCATGCAAAATAAGTGGCAATAAGCAATAA
- a CDS encoding bifunctional UDP-3-O-[3-hydroxymyristoyl] N-acetylglucosamine deacetylase/3-hydroxyacyl-ACP dehydratase encodes MQTKQHTIQAPVTFSGVGIHSDCTATVTCLPAGPDHGIKFQRTDIEGQPIVEAIVDHVVDVTRSTTLRHNNAYVDTVEHLLAAIGGLEIDNMLIQLDGPEVPILDGSSMPFVKAFQEVELTNQGVPRRFFQINESVVYANESQGIELSAFPLDDYKISVMIDYEVDKLHNQHAFLGKISDFAKEIAPSRTFAFLSEIQSLYEHGLIRGGNLDNALVIIDKEMSASELENLAKIFNKKEIKLAEGGVLNNVKMYFPNEPARHKLMDLVGDLLLVGRPIKGHIVAHKPGHASNVAFARKLRKMMLQQENVTIPTYDPNIEPILDIKKITKMLPHRYPFQLVDKIIHLEQRTVTGIKNVTINEPFFQGHFPNNPVMPGVLQIEAIVQTGGVLVLSSVPDPENYSTYFLAIENCRFRRMVLPGDTLIMHCELLSEIKRGIVKMRGRAFVGNKLACEAIMTAQIVKQTE; translated from the coding sequence ATGCAAACAAAGCAACATACCATTCAAGCACCTGTGACTTTTTCAGGAGTAGGCATACACTCTGATTGTACAGCAACTGTAACATGTTTACCAGCTGGACCTGACCATGGTATTAAATTTCAACGTACCGATATAGAAGGGCAACCCATTGTTGAAGCAATTGTAGATCACGTAGTAGATGTAACTAGAAGTACAACTTTACGACATAATAACGCTTATGTAGATACTGTAGAGCATCTGCTAGCTGCTATAGGTGGGTTAGAGATAGATAACATGCTTATACAATTAGATGGTCCTGAAGTACCTATTCTAGATGGAAGCTCCATGCCTTTTGTAAAGGCCTTTCAAGAAGTTGAACTTACTAATCAAGGAGTGCCAAGGCGTTTCTTTCAAATCAACGAATCAGTAGTATATGCTAATGAGAGCCAAGGTATCGAGCTAAGTGCTTTTCCGTTAGATGATTACAAAATTTCGGTGATGATTGATTATGAAGTTGATAAACTACATAACCAACATGCTTTTTTAGGAAAAATATCAGATTTTGCAAAAGAAATTGCCCCTAGTAGAACTTTTGCTTTTTTAAGCGAGATACAATCTCTATATGAACATGGACTTATACGCGGTGGAAATCTTGATAATGCACTTGTTATAATAGATAAGGAAATGTCAGCTTCTGAATTAGAAAATTTAGCAAAAATTTTTAACAAGAAAGAGATCAAGTTAGCAGAAGGGGGTGTGTTGAACAATGTAAAAATGTATTTTCCTAATGAACCTGCTAGACATAAATTAATGGATTTGGTAGGAGATTTACTGTTAGTAGGACGTCCTATCAAAGGGCATATTGTAGCACATAAACCAGGCCATGCCTCTAATGTAGCGTTTGCCAGAAAGCTTCGAAAAATGATGCTTCAGCAAGAGAACGTAACCATACCTACGTACGACCCTAATATAGAACCCATTTTAGACATTAAGAAGATTACTAAAATGTTACCTCATAGATACCCTTTTCAGCTGGTAGATAAGATTATTCATTTAGAACAGCGTACTGTAACGGGTATCAAAAATGTAACTATCAATGAACCCTTCTTCCAAGGACACTTCCCCAATAATCCTGTTATGCCCGGTGTATTACAAATAGAGGCCATTGTACAAACAGGAGGTGTATTAGTCCTTAGTAGTGTTCCAGATCCTGAAAACTATTCGACATACTTCTTAGCTATTGAAAACTGCCGTTTCAGGAGAATGGTTTTGCCCGGAGATACTCTTATCATGCATTGCGAGTTGCTCTCAGAAATTAAAAGAGGTATTGTTAAGATGCGTGGAAGAGCCTTCGTAGGGAATAAGTTGGCTTGTGAAGCTATCATGACCGCACAAATTGTTAAACAAACTGAATGA
- the lpxD gene encoding UDP-3-O-(3-hydroxymyristoyl)glucosamine N-acyltransferase encodes MVFTIKEIAQLIGGHVVGDASINIHKLCKIQEAIPGSITFLANPSYEKYLYTTQASAVIINNSFQPERSVSPSLILVEDPYASFTKLLAHYYQAVLNKHKVGVEEPAHLGKHVKLGNLVYRGAFSYIGDYVTLEDKVQIYPHTYIGDHVSIGENTIIYSGVKIYAGCQIGKNCIIHAGAVVGSNGFGFAPQPTGSYEKIPQVGGVILEDNIEIGANTTIDRATLGNTLIKQGTKIDNLVQIAHNVEVGKDTVIAALTGIAGSTKIGNNCMLGGQVGVAGHTEMGDRTVVAGQAGVTKSYKKGNVTLMGMPAIERKKYLKNYAIFKQLQNILQIKKDEQ; translated from the coding sequence ATGGTATTTACTATTAAAGAAATAGCACAACTTATAGGAGGCCATGTGGTGGGTGATGCGTCTATCAACATACATAAGCTATGTAAAATTCAAGAAGCCATACCAGGTAGCATTACCTTTTTAGCGAATCCAAGTTATGAAAAATATTTATACACTACTCAAGCCAGTGCTGTTATCATCAATAATTCATTTCAACCCGAACGTTCTGTTTCGCCTAGCTTAATTTTAGTAGAAGATCCATATGCTAGCTTTACAAAATTGTTAGCACATTATTACCAGGCTGTACTCAATAAACATAAAGTAGGCGTAGAAGAGCCTGCTCATTTAGGTAAGCATGTAAAATTAGGCAATTTAGTTTATAGAGGTGCCTTTTCTTATATAGGAGACTATGTAACCTTAGAAGATAAGGTACAGATTTATCCACATACTTACATAGGAGATCATGTTTCAATTGGAGAAAATACGATCATATATAGTGGTGTCAAAATTTATGCAGGCTGTCAAATAGGAAAAAATTGTATTATTCATGCAGGAGCTGTCGTAGGTAGTAATGGTTTTGGATTTGCTCCACAGCCAACAGGAAGCTATGAAAAAATACCTCAAGTAGGAGGAGTAATTTTAGAAGACAATATAGAAATTGGTGCGAATACAACCATAGACCGGGCAACTTTGGGTAATACTTTGATTAAGCAAGGTACCAAAATTGATAACTTAGTGCAGATAGCGCATAATGTAGAAGTCGGTAAAGATACAGTAATAGCAGCCCTTACAGGTATAGCTGGCTCTACTAAAATAGGAAACAATTGTATGTTAGGCGGGCAAGTAGGTGTAGCTGGGCATACAGAGATGGGAGATAGGACAGTTGTTGCAGGACAAGCAGGTGTTACAAAGTCTTATAAAAAAGGTAATGTTACTTTAATGGGAATGCCTGCTATTGAGAGAAAAAAATATTTAAAGAATTATGCAATTTTTAAACAGCTACAAAACATCCTTCAGATAAAAAAGGATGAACAATAG
- the uvrB gene encoding excinuclease ABC subunit UvrB — protein MTFKLTAPYQPTGDQPQAIQQLVHGINTGERSQTLLGVTGSGKTFTMANVIQAVNKPTLVMSHNKTLAAQLYGELRNFFPENAVEYFVSYYDYYQPEAYIPATNVYIEKDLSINDELEKLRLRATSALLTGRRDVIIVASVSCIYGIGNPEEFGKNILRLQVGERIARNKLLLNFVDMLYSRNEQEFSRGHFRVKGDTIDIFLAYADYAYRFLFWGDEIEAIHSIDPNTGQKLSEERQVLIFPANLFVTSKDTLQQAIHEIQDDLVAQIKFFENEGRFDEAKRIQERTELDLEMMRELGYCSGIENYSRYFDKRQPGMRPFCLVDYFPKDYLLMIDESHVTIPQIRAMWGGDRARKVNLVDNAFRLPAALDNRPLNFNEFETLINQVIFVSATPSDYELRHSEGVVVEQLIRPTGLLDPEIEVRPSLNQIDDLLNEVADRIKKKERVLITTLTKRMAEELTKYLERAGVKCSYIHSEIKTLERIDILRDLRLGVIDVLVGVNLLREGLDLPEVSLVAILDADKEGFLRNVKSLVQTIGRAARNEDGKVIMYADTITKSMETAIDETSRRRSIQMEYNLKHNITPRSVHKSREAILEQTKVGDTPQAAQYYVEKEPSVAADPIIPYMRRDELDKLIQATEKKMLAAADKLDFIEAERLKNELEALKQIVANKTYKNN, from the coding sequence ATGACCTTTAAACTTACAGCCCCTTACCAACCCACTGGTGATCAGCCACAAGCTATTCAGCAACTAGTACATGGTATTAATACAGGAGAAAGATCACAAACCTTACTAGGCGTAACAGGCTCAGGGAAAACTTTTACTATGGCTAATGTCATACAAGCAGTAAATAAACCAACCCTAGTAATGAGCCATAATAAGACTTTAGCAGCCCAGTTATATGGAGAATTAAGAAACTTTTTTCCTGAAAATGCTGTAGAGTATTTTGTATCCTATTATGATTACTACCAACCAGAAGCATATATACCTGCTACCAATGTTTATATAGAAAAAGATCTTAGTATAAACGATGAATTAGAAAAGTTAAGGCTAAGAGCCACCTCAGCCTTACTTACAGGCAGAAGAGACGTTATCATTGTAGCTTCTGTCTCCTGCATTTACGGTATTGGAAACCCAGAAGAATTTGGTAAAAATATATTACGCTTACAGGTAGGCGAAAGAATTGCTCGTAACAAACTGCTTTTAAACTTTGTAGATATGCTGTATAGTAGGAATGAACAAGAGTTTAGCAGGGGCCATTTTAGAGTAAAAGGAGACACGATAGATATATTCCTAGCTTATGCAGATTACGCTTATAGGTTTCTATTTTGGGGTGATGAGATAGAAGCTATCCATAGCATAGACCCTAATACAGGACAAAAGCTTTCTGAAGAAAGACAGGTACTTATTTTTCCTGCTAATTTATTTGTAACGAGCAAGGATACCCTACAGCAAGCAATTCATGAAATCCAAGATGATTTAGTAGCACAAATCAAGTTTTTTGAAAACGAAGGACGATTTGATGAGGCTAAAAGAATTCAAGAGAGAACCGAGCTAGATTTGGAAATGATGCGTGAACTGGGATATTGTTCAGGAATCGAAAATTACTCCCGTTACTTTGATAAGCGCCAACCAGGTATGCGTCCATTCTGTCTAGTCGATTATTTTCCTAAAGACTATCTGTTGATGATCGACGAAAGCCATGTAACAATACCACAAATACGTGCTATGTGGGGAGGAGACAGGGCTAGAAAAGTAAATCTAGTAGATAATGCTTTCCGATTACCTGCTGCACTTGATAATAGACCTCTAAATTTTAATGAGTTTGAAACGCTCATCAATCAAGTAATTTTTGTAAGTGCTACACCTAGCGACTACGAACTAAGGCACTCAGAAGGTGTAGTGGTAGAACAATTAATTCGTCCTACAGGATTATTAGATCCAGAAATAGAAGTAAGGCCCAGCCTCAACCAGATTGACGATTTACTAAATGAGGTAGCAGATCGCATAAAAAAGAAAGAGCGTGTGCTAATTACAACACTGACCAAGCGTATGGCAGAGGAGTTAACCAAATATTTAGAAAGAGCAGGCGTCAAGTGTAGCTATATACATTCTGAAATAAAGACATTAGAAAGAATAGACATACTACGAGACTTAAGACTAGGGGTAATTGATGTATTAGTAGGCGTAAATTTACTAAGAGAAGGATTAGATTTACCAGAGGTTTCACTGGTAGCCATTTTAGATGCTGACAAGGAAGGTTTTTTAAGAAATGTAAAGTCACTTGTACAAACTATTGGAAGAGCAGCTAGGAATGAAGATGGCAAAGTAATCATGTATGCGGATACCATTACAAAATCCATGGAAACGGCCATTGACGAAACAAGCAGAAGACGCAGCATACAGATGGAATATAATCTAAAACATAACATCACACCTAGATCAGTACATAAATCTAGAGAAGCTATCTTAGAGCAAACAAAAGTAGGAGACACGCCACAAGCAGCCCAGTACTATGTAGAAAAAGAACCAAGTGTAGCAGCTGATCCTATCATACCTTACATGCGTAGAGATGAGCTGGATAAGCTTATACAGGCCACAGAAAAGAAAATGTTGGCTGCAGCAGACAAACTAGACTTCATAGAAGCTGAACGCCTTAAAAACGAGCTAGAGGCCCTAAAACAGATTGTTGCTAACAAAACCTACAAGAATAATTAA
- a CDS encoding NUDIX hydrolase: MVKIYQTIPCNFDSSIQVVSCFVHFSKSFILLERASNEADPGAWGIPGGKMEEQESPFQAMKRELFEETSLEANMSLRMLGSLFFRRPAIDYTLQVFELQLKEPPKIYLSEEHSSYEWVTPLQMKEFKLIPGTIQVYRYFYQNVRSL, encoded by the coding sequence ATGGTAAAGATCTACCAGACAATACCTTGCAATTTCGATTCTAGCATTCAAGTTGTTAGTTGCTTTGTACATTTTTCTAAAAGTTTTATATTGCTTGAGCGTGCATCCAACGAGGCTGATCCTGGAGCCTGGGGAATTCCTGGTGGTAAGATGGAAGAACAGGAATCTCCATTCCAAGCCATGAAAAGAGAACTATTTGAGGAAACAAGTTTAGAGGCAAATATGTCTTTACGTATGCTTGGTTCCCTATTTTTTAGAAGGCCAGCAATAGATTACACCTTACAGGTTTTCGAACTTCAGTTAAAAGAGCCTCCTAAAATTTATTTATCAGAAGAACATTCTAGCTATGAATGGGTAACACCATTACAAATGAAAGAATTTAAATTAATTCCTGGGACCATTCAAGTATATCGCTATTTCTATCAAAATGTTAGAAGTCTTTAG
- a CDS encoding DUF167 domain-containing protein, with product MSIVIEVKAIPKSKISAITIDKLGRLCIRITSAPENGKANREIIKLIAKTLKLPQANVEIIAGLTIKLKRIRITSSFLNEGELMNALLPSMQQKLFE from the coding sequence ATGTCTATAGTAATAGAAGTTAAAGCTATACCTAAATCGAAAATTTCAGCTATTACTATAGATAAATTAGGTAGGTTATGTATTCGAATAACTAGCGCCCCTGAAAACGGAAAAGCTAACCGAGAAATTATTAAGCTAATTGCAAAAACGCTCAAGCTTCCTCAAGCAAATGTAGAAATTATAGCTGGGCTTACAATAAAACTGAAAAGGATTAGAATAACAAGTTCCTTTTTAAATGAGGGCGAGCTTATGAATGCACTACTTCCATCTATGCAACAAAAACTATTTGAGTAA
- the gpmI gene encoding 2,3-bisphosphoglycerate-independent phosphoglycerate mutase — MDKKVLLMILDGWGLTDNYQYSAIAQAKTPFIDSLYKSYSSSQLQASGMAVGLPDGQMGNSEVGHMHIGAGRVIPQDLLRINNAIHSGELTNNPTLLKVLSYAKQKNKSVHLMGLVSDGGIHSHIDHLKGLCKILRKHELSNIFIHAFTDGRDADPHSAIHFIKQLIPYTQDSSIQLATIIGRYYAMDRDNRWERIKVAYNALVHGIGNIQTNNWEAAINEAYVAGITDEFIQPIILTQHSGLPIATIQPGDVVLCFNFRTDRSRQITQVLTQTPMPDYQMETIPLYYLTLTLYDDTFKGIHNIFNKPPFTNTLGEVLSLHSKKQLRIAETEKYPHVTYFFSGGREIPFEGEERLLYPSPQVATYDLAPAMSAYQITEQLIPILDQNKFDFICLNYANLDMVGHTGVWQAAVEACEVVDSCVEKVVRHALQNNYMTLLVSDHGNVEQMLQPNNTPYTAHTSNPVPCILIDSSFNQPLHAGTLIDIAPTILKYMKLPIPLEMEGKSLY, encoded by the coding sequence ATGGACAAGAAGGTACTTTTGATGATCTTAGATGGGTGGGGACTTACAGATAACTATCAATATTCGGCTATTGCTCAAGCTAAAACACCTTTTATAGATTCACTCTACAAAAGCTACTCTTCTAGCCAATTACAAGCTTCTGGTATGGCTGTGGGTCTACCAGATGGACAAATGGGTAATTCTGAAGTAGGCCATATGCATATAGGTGCTGGTAGGGTTATTCCACAAGATTTATTAAGAATTAATAATGCAATTCATTCTGGTGAGCTTACCAACAACCCTACACTATTAAAGGTTTTGTCTTATGCCAAACAGAAAAATAAATCTGTACATCTAATGGGGCTTGTTTCTGATGGTGGCATACATTCTCATATCGATCATTTGAAAGGGTTGTGTAAGATATTGAGAAAACATGAGCTGTCGAACATATTTATTCATGCTTTTACAGATGGTAGAGATGCTGATCCTCATAGTGCTATACACTTCATAAAACAGCTTATACCCTATACGCAAGATTCTTCTATACAATTGGCTACTATTATAGGGCGCTATTATGCCATGGATAGGGATAATCGTTGGGAACGTATCAAAGTAGCCTATAATGCCCTTGTACATGGAATAGGTAATATACAAACTAACAACTGGGAGGCAGCTATAAATGAAGCATATGTAGCAGGAATTACCGATGAGTTTATTCAACCTATCATATTAACGCAGCACTCAGGATTACCTATAGCCACCATTCAACCAGGTGATGTGGTTTTATGCTTTAATTTTAGAACTGATCGTAGCCGACAGATTACGCAGGTACTTACGCAAACTCCAATGCCTGATTACCAAATGGAGACAATACCCCTTTACTATCTAACGTTAACTTTGTATGATGACACTTTTAAAGGCATCCATAACATATTTAACAAACCACCCTTTACCAATACATTAGGAGAAGTATTAAGCTTACATAGCAAGAAACAATTGCGTATAGCAGAAACGGAAAAATATCCACACGTAACTTATTTCTTTTCTGGTGGCAGAGAAATTCCATTTGAAGGAGAAGAACGTTTATTATATCCTTCCCCACAAGTTGCTACCTATGACTTAGCACCAGCTATGAGTGCTTATCAGATTACGGAGCAGCTTATACCTATACTAGACCAGAACAAATTTGATTTTATATGCCTTAACTATGCTAATCTAGATATGGTAGGGCACACAGGTGTATGGCAAGCAGCTGTAGAGGCCTGTGAAGTAGTGGATAGTTGTGTAGAAAAGGTTGTTAGACATGCCTTACAGAACAACTATATGACCTTATTGGTAAGTGATCATGGTAATGTAGAGCAAATGTTACAACCTAATAATACTCCGTATACGGCACATACTAGTAATCCAGTACCTTGTATATTGATAGATTCATCATTTAACCAACCTTTACATGCTGGAACATTAATAGATATTGCTCCAACTATTTTAAAATATATGAAACTGCCTATTCCACTAGAAATGGAGGGTAAGTCTTTATACTAA